A single window of Fusobacterium periodonticum 1_1_41FAA DNA harbors:
- a CDS encoding ribonucleotide-diphosphate reductase subunit beta, translating into MDRKKLFNPEGDDTLNARKIIKGNSTNLFNLNNVRYQWANQLYRTMMANFWIPEKVDLTQDKNDYENLTLPEREAYDGILSFLIFLDSIQTNNIPNISDHVTAPEVNMLLAIQTFQEAIHSQSYQYIIESILPKQSRDLIYDKWRDDKVLFERNSFIAKIYQDFIDEQSDENFAKVIIANYLLESLYFYNGFNFFYLLASRNKMVGTSDIIRLINRDELSHVVLFRSIVKEIKNDYPEFFSAETIYSMFKTAVEQEINWTEHIIGNRVLGITSQTTEVYTKWLANERLKSLGLEPLYSGFNKNPYKHLERFADTEGEGNVKSNFFEGTVTSYNMSSSIDGWEDF; encoded by the coding sequence GTGGATAGAAAGAAATTATTTAATCCAGAAGGTGATGATACATTAAATGCAAGAAAAATAATAAAGGGAAATTCAACTAACCTTTTTAACTTGAATAATGTTAGATATCAATGGGCCAATCAATTGTATAGAACTATGATGGCAAATTTCTGGATACCAGAAAAGGTAGATTTAACCCAGGATAAAAACGATTATGAAAATTTAACTTTACCTGAAAGAGAAGCCTATGATGGAATATTGTCATTCTTAATTTTCTTAGACAGTATACAAACGAATAATATTCCTAATATTTCAGACCATGTAACAGCACCAGAAGTAAATATGTTACTGGCTATACAAACTTTCCAAGAAGCTATACATTCTCAATCTTATCAATATATAATTGAATCTATACTTCCAAAACAAAGTAGAGATTTAATTTATGATAAATGGAGAGATGATAAGGTATTATTTGAAAGAAATAGTTTTATTGCAAAGATATATCAAGATTTCATAGATGAGCAATCAGATGAAAATTTTGCTAAGGTTATAATAGCAAACTACTTACTTGAATCATTATATTTCTATAATGGATTTAACTTTTTCTATCTTCTAGCAAGTAGAAATAAGATGGTAGGAACTTCTGATATTATAAGACTTATCAATAGAGATGAGTTATCACATGTTGTTCTTTTCAGAAGTATAGTTAAAGAAATCAAAAATGATTATCCTGAATTCTTCTCAGCTGAAACAATCTATTCTATGTTTAAAACAGCTGTTGAACAAGAAATTAACTGGACAGAACATATAATTGGAAATAGAGTATTAGGTATAACTTCTCAAACAACAGAAGTCTATACAAAATGGCTAGCTAATGAAAGATTAAAATCATTAGGTTTAGAACCTCTATATTCTGGTTTCAATAAAAATCCATACAAACACTTAGAAAGATTTGCTGATACTGAAGGAGAAGGAAATGTTAAATCTAACTTCTTTGAAGGAACAGTTACAAGTTACAATATGAGTTCTTCTATTGATGGTTGGGAGGATTTTTAA
- a CDS encoding toxin-antitoxin system YwqK family antitoxin, translating into MRKILLVLLLLLLLPISISAKEKYEFKDGILYSDGKKVTGTFEFISGKNKAKGSFVNGLPDGIFERYYPDGSIMLKNTFVAGIRMTEETYYKGGKLFIKFSKKDDSLKVFYENGNLVLSRSIKTGIYIIYHENGKPLMVSNGNISTLYNENNEILFKLNGDESLDNQGDLEELKDGSYQLVKNNKVIATLDASGMIVTFLYSTGEPLMRVNDNNGLLQIFFKNGNVFFEANGNNFRINYKDGKPLYKTDKITEIFFNKDGEEIPNNLEKVIGIRKVK; encoded by the coding sequence ATGAGAAAAATATTATTAGTACTTTTATTATTACTTTTATTGCCTATTTCTATTTCTGCTAAAGAAAAATATGAATTCAAAGATGGAATTTTATACAGTGATGGTAAAAAAGTTACAGGAACATTTGAGTTTATATCAGGAAAAAATAAAGCAAAAGGAAGCTTTGTAAATGGTTTACCTGATGGAATATTTGAGAGGTATTATCCTGATGGAAGTATTATGTTAAAGAATACTTTTGTAGCGGGTATAAGAATGACAGAGGAAACATATTACAAAGGTGGTAAATTATTTATAAAGTTCTCTAAAAAAGATGATAGTTTGAAAGTTTTCTATGAAAATGGTAATTTAGTTTTAAGTCGTAGCATTAAAACAGGTATTTATATAATTTACCATGAAAATGGAAAGCCACTAATGGTTTCTAATGGTAATATATCAACTTTATATAATGAAAATAATGAAATTCTATTTAAATTGAATGGTGATGAATCACTAGATAATCAAGGAGACTTAGAAGAATTAAAAGATGGTTCATATCAACTTGTAAAAAATAATAAAGTTATTGCTACACTTGATGCTAGTGGTATGATAGTAACCTTCCTATATTCAACAGGGGAACCATTAATGAGAGTCAATGATAACAATGGATTATTACAAATTTTCTTTAAAAATGGAAATGTTTTTTTTGAAGCAAATGGTAATAACTTCAGAATAAATTATAAAGATGGAAAACCATTATATAAAACAGATAAAATTACAGAGATTTTCTTTAATAAAGATGGAGAAGAAATCCCCAATAATCTTGAAAAAGTTATTGGAATAAGGAAAGTCAAATAA
- a CDS encoding GNAT family N-acetyltransferase — MDKIILVKPDLSYTDEIIKYKEESLAESSIINGSAGLDRFSSIEIWFEELKKRSCEDTVPKGLVPSSTYLGIREKDNYIVGMIDIRHYLNEYLTQVGGHIGYGVRKTERNKGYAKQMLKLALEKCKELKIKKVLITCDEDNIASEKVILSANAKLEDIRNVDGENKKRFWIDL; from the coding sequence ATGGATAAAATTATTTTAGTTAAACCTGACTTATCTTATACAGATGAAATTATTAAATACAAGGAAGAATCCTTAGCAGAAAGCTCTATTATAAATGGTTCTGCCGGTTTAGATAGATTTTCTTCTATTGAAATTTGGTTTGAAGAATTAAAAAAGAGAAGTTGTGAAGACACTGTTCCTAAAGGACTTGTTCCTTCATCAACATATTTAGGAATAAGAGAAAAAGATAATTATATTGTAGGAATGATAGATATTAGACATTACTTAAATGAATATCTAACTCAGGTTGGTGGACATATTGGATATGGGGTTAGAAAAACTGAAAGAAATAAAGGTTATGCTAAACAAATGTTAAAACTTGCTTTAGAGAAATGCAAAGAGTTAAAAATAAAAAAAGTTCTTATCACTTGTGATGAAGATAATATAGCAAGTGAGAAAGTTATTTTATCAGCCAATGCTAAATTGGAAGACATTAGAAATGTTGATGGTGAAAATAAGAAAAGATTTTGGATTGATTTATAA
- the rplM gene encoding 50S ribosomal protein L13: MKKYTFMQRKEDVVREWHHYDAEGQILGRLAVEIAKKLMGKEKVTFTPHIDGGDYVVVTNVEKLVVTGKKLNDKVYYNHSGFPGGIRARKLGEILAKKPEELLMLAVKRMLPKNKLGRQQLTRLRVFVGTEHSHTAQKPNKVEL, encoded by the coding sequence GTGAAAAAATATACTTTTATGCAAAGAAAAGAAGATGTTGTCAGAGAGTGGCACCATTATGATGCAGAAGGACAAATTTTAGGAAGATTAGCAGTTGAAATTGCTAAAAAATTAATGGGTAAAGAAAAAGTAACATTTACACCACATATAGATGGTGGAGACTATGTTGTAGTTACTAATGTTGAAAAACTAGTTGTAACTGGTAAAAAGTTAAATGACAAAGTTTACTACAATCACTCTGGATTCCCTGGAGGAATAAGAGCAAGAAAACTAGGAGAAATCTTAGCTAAAAAACCTGAAGAACTTTTAATGCTAGCTGTTAAGAGAATGCTTCCAAAAAACAAATTAGGAAGACAACAACTAACAAGACTTAGAGTATTTGTAGGAACAGAACATTCTCATACTGCACAAAAACCAAACAAGGTAGAATTATAA
- a CDS encoding toxin-antitoxin system YwqK family antitoxin — MFDLSSEKGFSLFFDDGQLVMISDFQTEEISNYYENGNPLLVTSRRAKRVLYSEDKEVLSKMENEILVDVGTTLKPLDDGSFEILKDNKLVGKIANNGIETYFYSTGEKLMIYDPIAKDTEIFFKNGNTFYKRNNETAKYFYKDGKIFFEAYRGQWRFFDREGKEMVTNSDNITDIKKID, encoded by the coding sequence ATGTTTGACCTTTCAAGTGAAAAAGGTTTTAGTCTTTTCTTTGATGATGGTCAATTGGTTATGATTTCTGATTTTCAAACGGAAGAAATTTCAAATTACTATGAAAACGGAAATCCCTTATTAGTTACTAGTAGAAGAGCTAAAAGAGTTTTATACAGTGAAGATAAGGAAGTCTTATCTAAAATGGAAAACGAAATTTTAGTAGATGTTGGAACAACTTTAAAACCCTTAGATGATGGTTCATTTGAAATTTTAAAAGATAATAAGCTTGTAGGAAAGATAGCTAATAATGGGATAGAAACATATTTTTACTCAACTGGAGAAAAATTAATGATATATGATCCTATAGCCAAAGATACTGAAATTTTCTTTAAAAATGGAAATACTTTTTATAAAAGAAATAACGAAACTGCTAAATATTTCTATAAAGATGGGAAGATATTTTTTGAAGCTTATAGAGGTCAATGGAGATTTTTTGATAGAGAAGGAAAAGAAATGGTAACTAATTCAGATAACATTACAGATATTAAAAAAATAGATTAA
- a CDS encoding toxin-antitoxin system YwqK family antitoxin has product MKKILSALLLIFAMLLSACGGVKYELKDGLMYDADGKEATGTFEFKTGKYKVKGNFVNGLPDGLFEEYYEDGSIMAKETFVNGEMTSKELFYKNGNLLGNFTENDDIKLYYDDGSLILSYDAEKEESIYYHENGNPLMIGNSYETTLYNENNEVVSKLKDDNLTDIGATLKKLDDGTFELVKENEVIAKIDVNGEIINYLYSTGEPLLKVNENMGETEFFFKNGNTFMKGKEGGSILNYRDGKPLYEIDGDSETIYNEEGDKIVGGFDLVTDIKKLD; this is encoded by the coding sequence ATGAAGAAAATATTATCAGCACTTTTATTAATTTTTGCAATGCTTTTATCTGCCTGTGGTGGAGTAAAATATGAATTAAAAGATGGACTTATGTATGATGCTGATGGAAAAGAAGCTACTGGAACATTTGAATTTAAAACAGGTAAATACAAAGTAAAGGGAAATTTTGTAAATGGTTTGCCTGATGGATTATTTGAAGAATATTATGAAGATGGTAGTATCATGGCAAAAGAAACTTTTGTGAATGGTGAGATGACATCTAAAGAATTATTCTATAAGAATGGTAATTTACTAGGAAATTTTACAGAAAACGATGACATAAAACTTTATTATGATGATGGAAGTCTAATCTTAAGTTATGATGCTGAAAAAGAAGAATCTATTTATTATCATGAAAATGGAAATCCTTTAATGATTGGTAACTCTTATGAAACAACTCTATATAATGAAAATAATGAAGTAGTTTCTAAATTGAAAGATGATAATCTAACAGACATTGGTGCAACTCTAAAAAAATTAGATGATGGGACATTTGAACTTGTAAAAGAAAATGAAGTTATTGCTAAGATAGATGTTAATGGTGAGATCATAAATTATTTATACTCAACAGGAGAACCTTTACTAAAAGTAAACGAAAATATGGGTGAAACTGAGTTTTTCTTTAAAAATGGAAATACATTTATGAAAGGAAAAGAAGGTGGAAGCATTCTAAATTATAGAGATGGTAAACCATTATATGAAATAGATGGGGACTCAGAAACTATTTACAACGAAGAAGGAGATAAAATAGTTGGTGGCTTTGATTTAGTTACAGATATAAAAAAATTAGATTAA
- a CDS encoding class I SAM-dependent methyltransferase, with protein sequence MSYQDINAATIDRWIKEEDWEWGRAISHEDYIKALNGEWDVKLTPVKFVPHEWFGDLKGKKLLGLASGGGQQIPIFTALGADCTVLDYSDEQLASEKMVAEREKYKVNIVKADMTKALPFEDESFDIIFHPVSNCYIESVEPVFKECYRILKKGGILLCGLDTIINYILDENFEKVVFSMPFNPLKNEEHREFLKKMDCGYQFSHSLSEQLGGQLKAGFILTNIEDDTNGEGILHEMNIPTFIMTRAIK encoded by the coding sequence ATGAGTTACCAAGATATTAATGCTGCAACAATAGATAGATGGATTAAAGAAGAAGATTGGGAATGGGGAAGAGCCATAAGTCATGAAGATTATATCAAGGCTTTAAATGGAGAATGGGATGTAAAGCTTACACCAGTAAAATTTGTTCCTCATGAATGGTTTGGAGATTTAAAAGGTAAAAAATTATTAGGACTTGCTTCTGGTGGAGGACAACAAATCCCTATATTTACTGCTTTAGGTGCTGATTGTACTGTGCTTGATTATTCAGATGAGCAATTAGCATCTGAAAAAATGGTTGCAGAAAGAGAAAAGTATAAAGTAAATATTGTGAAAGCTGATATGACAAAAGCCTTACCTTTTGAAGATGAAAGTTTTGATATAATTTTTCATCCAGTAAGCAATTGTTATATCGAAAGTGTAGAACCTGTTTTTAAAGAATGTTATAGAATCTTGAAAAAAGGTGGAATTTTACTTTGTGGACTGGACACAATAATTAATTATATATTAGATGAAAATTTTGAAAAAGTAGTTTTTTCTATGCCATTTAACCCTTTAAAAAATGAAGAACACAGAGAATTCTTAAAAAAAATGGATTGTGGTTACCAATTTTCACATAGTTTAAGTGAACAACTTGGCGGACAATTAAAAGCAGGTTTTATCTTGACAAATATTGAAGATGATACTAATGGTGAAGGAATACTTCACGAGATGAATATTCCCACATTTATCATGACTAGAGCAATAAAATAA
- a CDS encoding toxin-antitoxin system YwqK family antitoxin: MKKGIILLALIFTACVNLDNIGGNSGGEVKEIKNTNISTSKNYERKNGSLYVDNVLANGKQEYKEKNGVIIKGNYKEGLADGLQERYYPSGKLYGKINIINNKVEGTETTYYENGKIISELNYTQGKLISGKIYYENGDLLSKIEGKKITIFYSSGKKLFSMDKTDLAVYHENGKEVFSNSDEGIRINGEPAKKSLLDMFSKENLVKTALYLLTSDTIQAEYKSGKPSIQLKGTTAVMYYPSGKILLELSPSIDGTVNSKIYYENGQLMQVEDRSKNARSVKVYDKAGNLIAENIFNKDHEIKQIY, encoded by the coding sequence ATGAAAAAAGGAATTATATTATTAGCATTAATTTTTACTGCCTGTGTCAACCTAGATAATATTGGTGGCAACTCAGGAGGTGAAGTTAAAGAAATAAAAAATACAAACATAAGCACAAGTAAAAACTATGAAAGAAAAAATGGTAGTTTGTATGTAGACAATGTTCTTGCTAATGGAAAACAAGAATATAAAGAAAAAAATGGTGTTATCATAAAAGGAAACTATAAAGAAGGTTTAGCTGATGGACTTCAAGAAAGATACTATCCAAGTGGTAAACTATATGGAAAAATTAATATAATCAATAATAAGGTTGAAGGTACTGAAACTACTTACTATGAAAATGGAAAAATCATTTCTGAGTTAAATTACACTCAAGGAAAATTAATTTCAGGTAAAATATATTATGAAAATGGAGATTTATTATCTAAAATTGAAGGTAAAAAAATAACTATCTTCTATTCGAGTGGTAAAAAACTATTTTCTATGGATAAAACAGATTTAGCTGTATACCATGAAAATGGTAAAGAAGTTTTCTCTAATTCGGATGAAGGTATTAGAATAAATGGTGAACCTGCTAAAAAGTCTCTTTTAGATATGTTCTCAAAAGAAAATTTAGTAAAAACTGCTCTTTATCTTTTAACTTCTGATACTATTCAAGCTGAATATAAAAGTGGAAAACCATCTATTCAATTAAAAGGTACAACTGCTGTTATGTACTATCCAAGTGGAAAAATTTTATTAGAGCTTTCACCTAGTATAGATGGAACTGTAAATAGTAAGATATATTATGAAAATGGACAACTTATGCAAGTGGAAGATAGAAGTAAAAATGCTAGATCTGTAAAAGTTTATGACAAGGCTGGAAACCTTATAGCTGAAAATATTTTTAATAAAGACCATGAAATTAAACAAATATATTGA
- the rpsI gene encoding 30S ribosomal protein S9 has product MAEKITQFLGTGRRKTSVARVRLIPGGQGVEINGKGMDEYFGGRAILSRIVEQPLALTETLDKYAVKVNVVGGGNSGQAGAIRHGVARALVLADDSLKAALREAGFLTRDSRMVERKKYGKKKARRSPQFSKR; this is encoded by the coding sequence GTGGCAGAAAAAATAACTCAATTTTTAGGAACTGGAAGAAGAAAAACTTCAGTAGCAAGAGTAAGATTAATTCCTGGTGGACAAGGAGTAGAAATAAACGGTAAAGGTATGGACGAATATTTCGGTGGAAGAGCAATCCTTTCTAGAATTGTTGAACAACCTTTAGCTTTAACAGAAACTTTAGACAAATATGCAGTTAAAGTAAATGTAGTTGGTGGAGGTAACTCTGGACAAGCTGGAGCTATCAGACACGGTGTTGCAAGAGCTTTAGTACTTGCTGATGATAGTTTAAAGGCTGCTTTAAGAGAAGCTGGATTCTTAACTAGAGACTCAAGAATGGTTGAAAGAAAGAAATACGGAAAGAAAAAAGCAAGAAGAAGCCCACAATTCTCAAAACGTTAA
- a CDS encoding thioredoxin family protein, which yields MEKIKTYNDLLEKIKNEEKFLLYIKSEGCSVCEADFPKVKEITDKNNYLAYYIQADEMTEAVGQLNLYTAPVVILFYNGKEIHRQARFIDFSELDYRIKQTL from the coding sequence ATGGAAAAAATTAAAACTTATAATGATTTATTAGAAAAAATAAAAAATGAAGAGAAATTTTTGTTATATATAAAAAGTGAAGGTTGTTCAGTTTGTGAGGCAGATTTTCCAAAGGTTAAAGAAATAACAGATAAAAATAATTATCTTGCTTACTATATCCAAGCTGATGAAATGACTGAAGCAGTAGGCCAATTAAACCTATATACAGCACCAGTTGTTATATTATTTTATAATGGAAAAGAAATCCATAGACAAGCTAGATTTATTGACTTTTCTGAATTAGATTACAGAATAAAACAAACTTTATAG